A genomic window from Solanum dulcamara chromosome 11, daSolDulc1.2, whole genome shotgun sequence includes:
- the LOC129874670 gene encoding uncharacterized protein LOC129874670 isoform X2 has product MMHHLSSSVSKRILSSVMACYRNSSSFSMVSRHPYRSSTLQQIVDKSPQNAIPSDFLKWRSLGCIRTSKFASGFTPLKQKPLDSIIDMERAKDKSAEELADIWDDYHLGRGHIAASMKSKLYKLLEQRASSCRYFVIPLWKGSGYTTMFVQVQAPHILITGLEDYKARGTQAAPYFTVSYYTEFAESKDLVLVRGDIVFTSKLTDSEAKWLLDTAQSFYLNDVRYKLVERFNRETREFEFKDVLQTLEMPIL; this is encoded by the exons ATGATGCACCATTTGTCAAGTAGTGTATCAAAGAGAATACTCTCTTCTGTAATGGCTTGCTATAGAAACAGTTCTTCTTTCTCTATGGTTTCAAGACACCCATACAGAAGCTCAACTCTGCAGCAGATTGTTGACAAGTCACCACAAAATGCTATTCCTAGTGATTTCTTGAAATGGCGTTCGCTTGGTTGTATTAGGACATCAAAATTTGCCTCTGGCTTCACCCCTTTGAAGCAAAAGCCCTTGGACTCTATTATTGACATGGAGAGAGCAAAGGACAAATCAGCTGAAGAGCTAGCTGACATTTGGGATGAT TATCACTTGGGAAGAGGTCACATTGCAGCATCAATGAAATCTAAGTTATATAAGCTCTTGGAGCAAAGAGCTTCAAGTTG CCGGTATTTTGTGATTCCTCTATGGAAGGGAAGTGGTTACACAACGATGTTTGTGCAAG TGCAGGCGCCACACATTCTAATTACAGGCCTTGAAGATTACAAAGCACGAGGAACTCAAGCTGCTCCATACTTCACAGTTTCTTACTACACTGAATTTGCTGAAAGCAAGGATCTAGTTCTTGTACGAGGGGACATTGTCTTTACTAGCAAGCTCACTGACTCGGAGGCAAAATGGCTCTTGGACACTGCACAGTCCTTTTACTTGAATGATGTTAGGTACAAACTAGTGGAGCGCTTTAACAGAGAAACGAGAGAgttcgagttcaaagatgtttTACAAACTTTGGAGATGCCTATACTGTGA
- the LOC129874670 gene encoding uncharacterized protein LOC129874670 isoform X1 — MMHHLSSSVSKRILSSVMACYRNSSSFSMVSRHPYRSSTLQQIVDKSPQNAIPSDFLKWRSLGCIRTSKFASGFTPLKQKPLDSIIDMERAKDKSAEELADIWDDVLSWTNRHKFCHKNEQYHLGRGHIAASMKSKLYKLLEQRASSCRYFVIPLWKGSGYTTMFVQVQAPHILITGLEDYKARGTQAAPYFTVSYYTEFAESKDLVLVRGDIVFTSKLTDSEAKWLLDTAQSFYLNDVRYKLVERFNRETREFEFKDVLQTLEMPIL, encoded by the exons ATGATGCACCATTTGTCAAGTAGTGTATCAAAGAGAATACTCTCTTCTGTAATGGCTTGCTATAGAAACAGTTCTTCTTTCTCTATGGTTTCAAGACACCCATACAGAAGCTCAACTCTGCAGCAGATTGTTGACAAGTCACCACAAAATGCTATTCCTAGTGATTTCTTGAAATGGCGTTCGCTTGGTTGTATTAGGACATCAAAATTTGCCTCTGGCTTCACCCCTTTGAAGCAAAAGCCCTTGGACTCTATTATTGACATGGAGAGAGCAAAGGACAAATCAGCTGAAGAGCTAGCTGACATTTGGGATGAT GTTTTGTCATGGACAAATAGACACAAATTTTGTCATAAAAATGAGCAG TATCACTTGGGAAGAGGTCACATTGCAGCATCAATGAAATCTAAGTTATATAAGCTCTTGGAGCAAAGAGCTTCAAGTTG CCGGTATTTTGTGATTCCTCTATGGAAGGGAAGTGGTTACACAACGATGTTTGTGCAAG TGCAGGCGCCACACATTCTAATTACAGGCCTTGAAGATTACAAAGCACGAGGAACTCAAGCTGCTCCATACTTCACAGTTTCTTACTACACTGAATTTGCTGAAAGCAAGGATCTAGTTCTTGTACGAGGGGACATTGTCTTTACTAGCAAGCTCACTGACTCGGAGGCAAAATGGCTCTTGGACACTGCACAGTCCTTTTACTTGAATGATGTTAGGTACAAACTAGTGGAGCGCTTTAACAGAGAAACGAGAGAgttcgagttcaaagatgtttTACAAACTTTGGAGATGCCTATACTGTGA